The Synechococcus sp. WH 8016 genome contains the following window.
TGGTGTTGTGCTCGGACAGAGGCCAATCGATCTGGCCTTACCAGATGGGATCGATGTCGGGTTTAACCACCGCAGGGACCGTCGCTATCGAAGTCCCTTAAGCGGCGAATGGAGAAATGGCGACAATCTCGAACAGATGCTGATTGAGGGGATTCAGTCTGCAGACGAAGAAATTTTAGTAGCGGTCCAAGAACTTTCCCTACCGCAGATTGCCCAGAGTCTTGTTGCCGCAGCCCGCCGAGGGGTGACCGTCAAAGTCATTTTAGAAAACAACTACAGCACCCCATGGAGCCAAGCTCATGAGCTCGACCTCAGTGGTCATGGACGCCAAAGACTTCAACGCTTGAGAGCGCAGGCCGATCAAGATCGAAATGGTGTTGTGAGTTCGGAAGAAGCACGAAAACACGATGCGCTACTCATCCTTCAGAACGGACAGATTCCTTGGATTGATGACACCGAAGACGGCAGCAAAGGGAGCGGCCTGATGCACCACAAGTTTGTCACCATCGATGCTGAACGCGTCATCACTGGCAGCGCCAACTTCACCAATTCCGGCATCCATGGTGATGCTGGAGCCACCCAAACGCGCGGCAATGTGAATCATCTGATCGACATTGAAAGTGAAGCTCTAGCTGCTGTTTTCAAAGAAGAGTTTGCTCAGATGTGGGGAGATGGCCCTGGCGGATCGAACGACAGTCGCTTTGGACGCAACAAAACGGCCCAGCCTCTGCAAACGGTCAAGGTGGGACCCGTGAAAATCAATGTGCTGTTTCCACCCCATGCAAAAACAGATCCAGGACATGGACTTGATCTGATTGCGGGTCAACTAAGCAGCGCCAAACAAACGATTGACCTGGCCTTGTTCGTGTTCTCGGCGCAGCAGCTCACCAACAAACTTGCCGACAGGGTTTCCGCTGGCGTGAGGCTTCGGCTGCTTGCTGACCCTGGCTTTGCCAGCCGGTCCTTTTCAGAAGTGCTTGATCTTCTCGGGGTGGCCCTGCCCGATCGCTTCTGCAAATTAGAGGCAGGCAATCAACCCTTAACCAAACCACTCCAAGGCGTCGGCACCCCTGGCCTTGCTCGCGGCGACAAACTCCACCACAAGTTCGCGGTGATCGATAACCGCAAAGTGATCACAGGATCATTCAACTGGTCGCCCTCTGCCGCTCACACCAACGACGAAACCCTGCTGGTCATTGAGTCACCACAACTTGCAGCACATTTCACCCGTGAGATGGATCGAATGTGGCGAGGAGCTGAACTGGGGATCACAGCTCGAATGCAGCGCAAGCTGGATCGACAAAGAAGAAAATGCGGGAGTGGGGTCGAGAGGGGATAAGAGTGGCTTGAGTTCTGCCTTTATCCTCCCAGAGATAAGCAGACAAGCAGTAATCGAGATTTTTTCGGCAACCCAAAGACAAAACCAACAAAAGGCAAATTCCACCTTGAGAGAACCAAAAGGCATTAATTAATGTAAACGAGCTAACCCACCCCAGCCCCACAAAAAATTATACCGAAAACGCATAAAGCCGATAAAAAGATTGCCCGCAGAGGCGGGTTCAGTTACAATAATGGTATAAATTACCAGGATTAGGGTAGTTGATTAGTATCGCCGACCTGAAATATCTTGATTTTCAAATCTGGCTTAGATCTGGCGAAGAGTGTGCAAAACGCTTATTCACCACACAGAGCACTATTTCTCGTCGCAATGCAGAAACGCTTAAAACACTTAATCTAAAAATAAAGAGAGATGAATTTGGCGATTGAATAATAGAAGGCGACAAAACATTTATCAACATGGAAAGAAACATTCATCAACTTTATAGATTAGGAAACAACGAAGAGAAACTACGATTAGAAGCAACGTTCTGGTCTGGACCAACATTGGCAATGCCTGTACCAGAAGGATGGGTTAATGGTGTCTGGAATCATGTTGGAATGGCACGACCACTCCATCTCATCCATGAAGGAATTATCGATGCATGGATAAGTAGTTATCAGCCCGATTTGCCAGAACCGGATAATCCTGATTTTGCTGTCATTGATCTTTGCAAAACTCCAGTAAAGCTAGTTGCAAGTAAACACCACCCATTGACAAAGAAAAAAAATATTTGCAAGCAAGATTTAGAATCATTCCCTGCTTTATCACTACCTAAAGGATGGTTTCCACTTACTGAAGAAAAACTTAGGTCTCATGGATTATGGTCCACAGAAGCAAGGATGAAAAGGTATAGAAAGGAACAATGGGAAGGTAAAACTGAAGACCAGGCAACCCTCAGCTACGCAACATGCTTGGGGTTAGAAGTAATGGAGAATCTTTCAGTCCTTGATTATGACCTTGACCTGACCAGCGGCGAAAGCTTAATAGTGAAGAAAAACTTGATAGACAACGAGAAAGTACAGTCGCTTTTATTGTGCCTAAAGAAAAGAGTTATTGAAAAATCTAAAATTTATGACGAGTTAGAGCTCTGCTTCTAAAACAATAAGACCGCACAAGAACAATTTTTCCGCAAACAACGCATTGAAAACAATACCCCAAAGAGGCGATTGAAACTTTTATGCAAATCATGCATTGAGGAGCATTTATGCAAATCATGCATTAAGGAGCATTTATGCAAAACGTGCAATCATTGATACTTGAATTTTCGCTACCATCAATTAAAATATGTTTTTGATGGGTTCAGTGATTAACTCACCTCCAAATCAGTTAATAAATTTTTGCGCGATACTTAGCGAAAGAAATGATTTGCAGTCCCAGATAAAAGAAGCAACAACTTGCGAGCAGATCATTGCAATAGCAGCATCAAATGGATACGAGATCTCCTATAAAGAACTACGTACATGGTCAAAAGAATTGAAGGCACCTTATTTCCCTTGGGCAGAAAAGGGAAACGAATGGCGTCGAAACTTTTTCTCATGATTGCTATCTATTAGCTTATTTGTTCTGCAGAAATACATAAAATTCATCACATTTCTTTCTCAAGTTCGCGGTGATCGACAACAAAACAGTGATTACTGGTTCATTCAATTGGTCGCCCTCTGCCGCCCACACCAATGATGAAACCTTCCTGATCATCGAGTCACCGCAATTAGCAGCACATTTCACCCGTGAGATGGATCGAATGTGGCGAGGAGCAGAGCTGGGGATCACCGCTCGGATGCAGCGCAAGCTGGATCGACAAACAAGAAAATGCGGGAGTGGGGTCGAGAGGGGATAAGAGTGGCTTGAGTTCTGGCTTTATCACTTCTCGCAGTGGTCACAAAAGCACTAAGGCACCAAAAACTCAGCAGAAACAACGCCACGATCATCTCGATCGAAAAGGTGTCTGATTATCAACCAACAAGCTATATTGGTCGTAAAATGAACAAGACAAGAGCAAGCATTACCTCTAGTAATTGAATGCCTTTGCTGCAGAGCATATGAGTGAATCACTTCTAGCAATATGAACTTTGCCGTTCTTATCACCTCTACATACTGTTTCTTTTCCACCCCAGTTTCTCTTCGATCCTGATGGCATCACAATAAATCCAGCAGCTCTGCAGGTCATTGAGTAAGGGTAAGGGGGGTTTTCATAGTCATCTGGACGTGATTCTCTAGGCATAGGTTTACAACTGACATCTTCGGACTTTACCTTTAGGGTCCCACCATTGTCCAATTTAATACTCTTGGACCCCCCGCAGGATATTAAGAGTGAAGATAAAAGCAAAAGAGAAGAAATTTTCGCGATGAACATTTTATTTAGATTTATTGGAGGAATGTTACCACGTGCAGTAGGTTTCGTCTTATGCAAATCATGCATTTTCCCCAAGGGATTCAACACGATGCGTGAGCATTCCAAAGGCACTGACGAATTCACTTCAATTTAATTCCACTGACTCCAATCACTCCAGTACCTCAACATAGGTCCTTCTGATGATGACTTACTTGAAGTGACTGGCGGGAACAATTATGCCAATGGCAATATGGGAGAAGACACAATCATCTTGCGTGGTGGGTTTGGTGAATACTTAGGTGGCAAGGACAGTGACACCATTGAAGTTTTTGGTGCAGAAGAAGGAACTTCAGTTAACGGCAATATGGGCAAGGATTTCATCACAGGCACAGTCGCAGGCGTCATTTACAGGGGTGGGAAAGACAACGACACTCTTGCAGTCAGTCAAGGAGAAGTATGGGGAGACAAAGCATCTGACACGTTCCGTGGAGTCACTGGTGAAGGATATGCAGTGATTCAGGATTACACCATTGGAGAAGATGTGGTTGAACTCACAATGGATGGCATCTGGAGCAAGACAGAATCTGGTTTGATGTTTACGGATAACTCAGGTGACCAAATCATGCTGCTTCTTGGAATCAATGATCTCGAGGCGGTCACAATCGCATAAACGAGCGCAAAGACACGTTGTTCACCATAATTAGCATTAAGAGACAACTTGACTACCCATCAAACTATAAAAAACTTCTTCACCAGGAAGTAGTGAAAACTATTAATCAATACCCAACAGTTTACGGGTAAAACCTATGCATTTATCGTATTGATTGTTTGCCAAAGCAATATTTCTCAGATATCATTTATATTAAAAAGTTTCCTGATCTTTTCGCTGCCTTTTCTAACATACCTTTCCCATCCTTTTGGCAGTGCCCTCTTCTGCAATCTTGCAAAACTGTCTAAAAGTCAACATATCCTTTAATCTCTTTGTGCGGATGCCTGTCCATCCATTTCATTGCTTCTTCAAGAGAAAATTCAATGTACTCCTGAGCACTTTTGAACTGACCAGTGAATGTTCTGTTCCTCTCTAATTTCCAAAGCAGTTCCCTGACCTTACGGTTCACCTCTATCCTTTTTTGCATCAATCGCTCTTGTCACTACCATCTATTTAGGACCTTTTTGTCAAGAAATTCTTGATCCGTGATATGCAATCATCCTTTTGATCAACTGTGACTTATTCATTCCCACATGCTCCTGCAGTTCCATTAGAAGTGGATTTAACTGCAGATACTCTTGATACGTAAAAGAAACCTGTACAACATATCTTCTCTTTCTCATAGATAATTCTCTAAGGCAACAATAGAACTCTATTCTTTAAGTTGATCCAAACAAGTTCATGAAACTAGTTCATTGAAGTAGTTGCTTTCGCTACGCTCAAGCAACGTTCGCTGCGCTCACGTCTCATTAGGATTGATCTAAAGGATTGAATCTAAACAATCATAAGACCCAAAGAAACTAAAGATCTTTTGTTCATTCAACACAAGGTTATTATACACACTTTGGAGAGATTTGTCAACCCCTTAAGAATCAACTATTGAATAGTTCGATTAACCTTTACAAGGTTATTTATACATATTGCACTTTACAAAAACGAGAACTTATGGTATACTTGTAGGGCAAGTTAGCAATATAACCATGAACTTAGAGCAAGCATTCATCGACAAAATATCCAGTCATCTTCTCCACTATCGATTCAAGGGTGGAGAAACACATCAACTCTGCTGTCCCTATTGCCAGTCGGGTGGCATCGACAGCAAAGGCAAGAAGATCAGCGAATCAAAAGCAAAGGGATACTTCTACAAAAAGGAGAGTTCCATCAACTTCATGTGTCATAAATGCGGGACTGGCAAACAATTCCATAACTTTCTCAAGGATCATTTTCCCACTGAATTCATTGCTTACGTAAAAGAACGAGAACACATGGGTACAACAGGCAAAGGGCATAACTGTCCAACCCTTGCGAATGCTCTTGAAAGTATTGGAGGTTTGAAGTTTGAGAAACCAGTTTTTGATAAAAATAAAATTGATGACAGCACTAGCACTACTGCAAAAGAGTCATCAGATTCTTCTAAAGAAGAAGCATGTGGCAAACCACCCAAAGTTCAAAAACTGCCACCCATGCGCTCACCTCAGCAGCAATCAGGACGCCAAGGACGCATCAACCATCTGATCAAGCAAAAGCATGAGCGTGCTCGCAGGCGCAGAGGTGATCTGTGGTGATCAACCCCAGAAAGGGTTGACAAATTAGCAGTACAGGTGTACTATGCATGTGCCGACAAGGTCGGCATGTACATATAGCTAATTTTAAAAATGAGTAACACCTATTGCATCTTTGAAGCACAGGCAACGCTTGGTTGTGCTTTCGACAAAAAAGATTTGGATCAATACCTCTTGAAAGCGCCACATCAAGATATCCTTCGCGAAATCGCTAAAGGATTTGAAGATGGAGCAACTATTCCCTCGCAAGGCGACGACTTTTGCTCTAAGGATGCTCTTTTCTTTGATACAGATGAAATTTTATGGTACGCAGATAAACATCCCAAGGATTTCAATGAAGAGCTATTGGATTTCTCTGTAGATGAGCGAGAAGCGATCTGGGGTGTATGGAGCGATAATATTGAATGCACTGTTCCGAAATATGCGTGTTGGCTGGCAAACAAGAAGTTTGGGGTTGACGCCAATCTGTATGTTCAAGAGCGATATATGTCTCTCTATCATTGCTCTAACATTTGCTACTCAGTAGAACCCTCAACGAAGATTGTTTGGTAACTACCAACTCGGAAGTAGCACTCTCCCAGTTGGTTTGGCATAAGTATTCAGTAATTGTTCAGTCCTATGCCCTGCAACTTCTGCTAAATCAGCAGGTGAATTCCCTAATGCAAGGGCATGGGATAGAAACGTATGCCTTTGTGAATACAACCTCCTTACGGGCAGTCCTAGGCGTCTTAGAGAACGTTTCCATACGTGCTCTAGTCCAGAGTCATACAAATGCTGATGCGTTCTTGGTGTAATGAATACCAATCCACTCTTGGTATTCATTTCCAGTTCTTGCATTCTTAAACGATGCTGCATCATCATCTCCACTACTTGTGGATTGATCGGGACGACCCTGCTCTTGCCTGTCTTGGTACTGCCCCAAATTCTTCTATGAGTTGCAGTCCCATCTCTCTTCAGTGTCTTACTAATCAAAACCTCACCCTCATCCAATCGAACGGCGTCCCACGTCAAACCAATTAATTCTGAGTTCCTGAGACCTGTACTCATCCAAAAGAAAAAACATGGATAGAACCATTCCTCATTGCTCTTGAGATCTGCCAGCACCTGCTGGATCTCTCCTTTGCTCAGGACTTCTTGATGAACACAACGATGAGGCACCCTCACATGGACTTTATGTAGTGCCTTGTTCTTGGGTTGAACACTACGGATCGTGCTCAAGATCGTGGACTGGGTGGATGCTGCAAGTCCTCTCTGCTGCATCCACTCAACAAAGGTCAGAACCTCCTGCTTGGTCTTGATCGAACAACCAAACTTCAGGACAGTTCGATAGGTATGGGTCACCCTTGCCTGATTCTTTTTTTCCATTAATTGCCTCAACGCCTCTAATAAATCAAGATCCTTTCCATCCACTAGCGGGCGGTAGCGATTCAACGTCAAATCAAGATCACCCTGCTGGTAATCACTCCAGATCTCTGCTGAGATCGATAGTGCCCTTGCTCTGGCAACAGGATCGTCCCATCTACCCAGGCGATTAATGAAATAATCCTTGCCGTCCAGACGGACTCTCACTTGCAGGGCACCGTTGTTATTCCTCAGGGTTGGTGCTTTCCTCAAGATCCAGATCCATCACTGGAAACTGGCTTAAAGCTGACCCTTACCAAAAGCCAATTTCACTTAGCTCTCTGTAGCTCTTTGGAATCTCACCCAGTCCAATCAGTGAGAGCGGCTTTGGTTCTGGCTTTATGTGACTGAGTACCCCTGAGAAACCAAACTGAGAGACCCATCTCAAGGATGTCCATCACAAGTTCGCCGTGATCGACCAGCGCAAAGTGATCACGGGATCCTTCAATTGGTCGCCCTCTGCCGCACACACCAATGATGAAACCCTGCTGGTGATTCACTCACCCATGCTTGCTGCCCATTTCACCCGCGAGATGGATCGGATGTGGCGAGGTGCCGAGCTGGGGATCACGCCACGAATCCAACGGAAGCTGGCACGACAGCGAGCGAAATGCGGGAGCGGAGTCCAGCGCAAGGAAACAAACACCAGCACTGGTGCAAAAAGATAAAACTTGTTTGGCTTTGACGCCTTAATCCAGAACACCTTGCATGACATCACCAACGCTGAACTGCACATTCTTGCGGAACCCAGCAACATCTAATTGGCGCATAAGCAAAGCCGCT
Protein-coding sequences here:
- a CDS encoding phosphatidylserine/phosphatidylglycerophosphate/cardiolipin synthase family protein, producing the protein MNRSQPRLPLRKLIVSTAFGLLASGCSRAGVVLGQRPIDLALPDGIDVGFNHRRDRRYRSPLSGEWRNGDNLEQMLIEGIQSADEEILVAVQELSLPQIAQSLVAAARRGVTVKVILENNYSTPWSQAHELDLSGHGRQRLQRLRAQADQDRNGVVSSEEARKHDALLILQNGQIPWIDDTEDGSKGSGLMHHKFVTIDAERVITGSANFTNSGIHGDAGATQTRGNVNHLIDIESEALAAVFKEEFAQMWGDGPGGSNDSRFGRNKTAQPLQTVKVGPVKINVLFPPHAKTDPGHGLDLIAGQLSSAKQTIDLALFVFSAQQLTNKLADRVSAGVRLRLLADPGFASRSFSEVLDLLGVALPDRFCKLEAGNQPLTKPLQGVGTPGLARGDKLHHKFAVIDNRKVITGSFNWSPSAAHTNDETLLVIESPQLAAHFTREMDRMWRGAELGITARMQRKLDRQRRKCGSGVERG
- a CDS encoding LysR substrate-binding domain-containing protein; the encoded protein is MERNIHQLYRLGNNEEKLRLEATFWSGPTLAMPVPEGWVNGVWNHVGMARPLHLIHEGIIDAWISSYQPDLPEPDNPDFAVIDLCKTPVKLVASKHHPLTKKKNICKQDLESFPALSLPKGWFPLTEEKLRSHGLWSTEARMKRYRKEQWEGKTEDQATLSYATCLGLEVMENLSVLDYDLDLTSGESLIVKKNLIDNEKVQSLLLCLKKRVIEKSKIYDELELCF
- a CDS encoding Nif11-like leader peptide family natural product precursor produces the protein MGSVINSPPNQLINFCAILSERNDLQSQIKEATTCEQIIAIAASNGYEISYKELRTWSKELKAPYFPWAEKGNEWRRNFFS
- a CDS encoding site-specific integrase, with product MRVRLDGKDYFINRLGRWDDPVARARALSISAEIWSDYQQGDLDLTLNRYRPLVDGKDLDLLEALRQLMEKKNQARVTHTYRTVLKFGCSIKTKQEVLTFVEWMQQRGLAASTQSTILSTIRSVQPKNKALHKVHVRVPHRCVHQEVLSKGEIQQVLADLKSNEEWFYPCFFFWMSTGLRNSELIGLTWDAVRLDEGEVLISKTLKRDGTATHRRIWGSTKTGKSRVVPINPQVVEMMMQHRLRMQELEMNTKSGLVFITPRTHQHLYDSGLEHVWKRSLRRLGLPVRRLYSQRHTFLSHALALGNSPADLAEVAGHRTEQLLNTYAKPTGRVLLPSW